aaaataatattaaaaagttatattctagcaatattttaattttataatattgttatttaactttttctctctccttttccaaaaccccataaaacatcatacctcaaatcatttcattactattcacaaaccattttactactatccacatatttctcttcttatctcatctcattcttcAAGCATCCCTTTACCTGGTTTGTTTTCgcagatgagataagttgagattaaagttgaaaattgaataaaatattgttagaatatatattttgaatatttttttgttttgggatttgaaaatgttgaattgtttattttcttttgtgtggaaatttggaaaagttgaaatgattagattaaatgaaattagatgagttgagaagcgttgtgaaaacaaacgaggagTCTCCCACTATAATCAGACTTTACTAGTTACACAAGTTGTCCAGCCTCCACTATGCTAAAGTTCTTTGCAAGTACAAAAGATTAGCCACAGCATCAAAACAACAGAGAAACAAAAACTAGAAGCAACAATTATTATTGTCTATTTCAGACCCGGAAAACACATGAAAGTGGACAAGCCAGGGGGATTCCAAAGTTGAACAACAAACCTCAGAACGAAGGTATGGAACAGATACAGTCGTAAAAACAAATCCagcaataatataatatgaggGTGGTCTCCCTTTGATGTGTGCTGGAATGAGCCTTTTGTGAGTTGCAAGTTGGATGTCAAAGTCAAGAATCTCATAATTGCGAAGTACTTTAATGGCTGCATCATCCCCAGTGTACTTCTGGGAGACAAGGTAACTAAAGCCTATGCGCTCGCCATGACGAAAAGGAACTGAAACATTCCAAAAGAATAGAGTGAAGTGCCACATCAAAATTCAGGAAAAATACAATTACAAAGACTAGATTAGTAGGACTTTTCACTTTTACATTTAAAACCCTAATGCAAAATTTGCATATGTAGTCAAGAAAAAGCTGTAATCAAGAAGTCCTGCTTGCCTGTTCCATCATTGGCAATATCAACCCCATCAAAGCTGAGAATAATATCCGATGGTGCTAAAACCTTAGATTCTGGGGCAGTTGGATCAATTCTTCTAATACGAACACCCTTCTGATCAGGTTTCATACCCATTGCTGTCCGCAAATCAGGATTCTCCATCTTCTGCCACTCAACTCCAAGAATTGGAAATCCTGGCATGTAAAGAAAGAAATATGAATCAAAGCAACAGGGGGAGGGGAAAAAAAGTAGCTGTGACTCAAAAATTCTTAGAAATGCACGTATCCATGCACAAAAATCACAAGGTGGATTACATTTGTAGAAGTTAGTACAACAACTTAACAACTCAAAGATGTAAATAACTACCTGTATACGCTCCATTCTTCTCATAATCCTGGATGAAGTGCATGATGACTGGTGTGGGTATCACGTAACCTATATTCTCTGCATCTTCATGTTTAAGGGATTGAAATGCAATGCCCACACAATTTCCTTTATCATTAAAAGCAGGCCCACCAGAATTTCCAGAGTTTATAGCAGCATCTATCTGCAAAAACAATCATGAAAAAGTTATCACGACAAATAGTCAATCGGCAAACTACGTACACAACAAAATGTTACTGCAACATCATAACCTGCAAACCAAGAAGTTCAGTGGAACCATGGACATAAGATAGGATCTCTAATCGTGAAACAACACCACTTGTAACAGAAATTGTGTCTCCCCCAATTGGATAACCCACAACAGTCACAGCATCTTGAAGTGCAGGTAAATCCCCAAATTCTACTGGTGACACTCCTTGCCAAAATTCATTATCATCGACAGTGAGCATTGCTGCAACATCACATAAAACAAAACTTACGATCAGTATAACTTAAGTCAATCAAGTACAAGTCAAAAAGGCTACCAATATTTACTTCGTGCAATAGTTAATACAACTTAGATGACTATAACACATGCACCTTACTGCACAACTTTTCTGTCTCCATCAGCATCAAAATTGAAGTTTAATGGGCAATGATAATTCAACCCTTCGACTTTCTTCTCATGAGACCCTTGAGTTACTTGTAACCCTTGTTTCTTCACCTTTTCTAAAAGTTCATAATTGGCTCCTCTTAatcgttaaatttattttgcttCAATTTTGGATACCCCGTACATTAGTTGACTTGATGgtttcatttgttttatttagaaTAGCTAATGCATTTTGCCCATGGATATTTTCCCCAGTTCAGAACAAGAGGGGCAAAACTCTGGTCTCAGTCCTAACAAATGTAGAATGATCAAAATCCCTCTATGTAATGTTATCAGTTGACATTAGTAGCCACACCTCAATTCTTACGAGGTCCGACACAAATTAGGTACTAACATACTTAAATAACTACTGTCATGAAAAATATCAGACTTGGTAATGTTTGTATCACGGGTGCTTGGGGGCAAGGtcttgaagaggaagaaggttGATTAAAGTTGGACAGTGAGTAGATGTGGGTAACAGATGCTGTGAAGTAGTGAGTCTGGAAGGGGAGTAACGACTTTAACGGTTTCTGAAGGCATAAGGATTCAAAGCAATATGATGTGCAGTTTTGGTTAACGGTCCTTTTTATGAAAcgattttagtttaaagaaGAGTGTTGTAAGTTGTCTAAGCAAATTGTAGGTGATATGGAGTTCgttttgagttttatttcttgcatttaAGTCTTTAGTTAAACAGTGAGTTTTGATTGTTGTGTTTGAGTCCTTCGTGGTTCTGCAAGTATAGAAGCAGAAGCCATTTCCTGTAAAAGCAACTTTGATCATTCGGAAGCTTGAGTGTTGGGGGTTGAGAACTCCTCGAAAGTTCTCCCTGTCAATGTTCATTAATGGAATCTTGCATTTGATCATTCCTGTGTGTACTTGCATTCATTCATCTTGTATTGTGTTCTGAGCATTCCTTCATCTGTTCTTGGGTTTCTTGGAATCCTGTGTACGTGGTAGTGGCGTTGGGGTGTTCTTGTTATCAAGAACGTTACAGTTTGCCAACATTATAATCCATTCACAACCACACGATTCTTCAACTAGGCACATATCTATTCAAGGTTTCGGTGTTAGCAATGAATCGTAGTGCTAAGCTAAGCAAAGCATTCCAGCACGAATATGCGAAACCAGAGAAGGAAAGTTAGTTACCAATATCGCATTCAGTCCCGATAGCCAGCACAGTGGCGAGGTACTTGGTGTCGGACCCGCGCTTCTTGAGCTTGACCTGGGTGTAATGCTCGACGGAATGGGCGTTGGTGAGCACCCTCCTCCCTCCGATGACGAAACCGCTGCTGCTAGAGCTGTATTGCCTCTTCCGCTGCCACGGCAGGGAGAAATTCGGCTCCGTGTGCACGCAGAACACCTTCACCACCGCGTCCATCGCCGGGACCACCCTCGCCGGCGTGCCCTCCACTGCCATGGGACCCACCGCGACGTCGAAGAAGTCCCCGTTCTCGAAAGGGCGAAGTGTGGCCCTCCGCGCGGATGGGGAGAGGAGGGGCTGAGGCTTCTCGGGCATGGGGCGCTTCTTGGGACGGCCGCGGCGGTGGGCTCCAGCGTTGGCGTTGGATGATGTGGTGGGAGGGTCGATGAGCTCGACGTTGGTGACGGAGAAGACGTCGTCCAATGCGGCGGCGTCTGCggcggtggtggtggtggtagaaGGGAGATCTAGGGTTTCGGTGGAGGAGGGGTTCTTGGGCTTGCGGCCTCTTTTGCGCTTGTTGGACTCGCCAACCATTTTCATTGACACAGAAAAATGCCGAGCTTCAGAGATACGCAGTTCCAGAGGAAGAGGAAATGAGTTGGGAACGCAAGGGAATTTACGTAGCTTCGGGTGTTTCCTACTTCTCTTGCTCGTTTTGTTCTACAGCTGCTTCTGTTCCTAGCAAACATAAAACGGTCCGTCGTATAGCTCTTAACGACCAAACATCCataggaccggtccggtccctATTGGTCcagtgtaattatttttttttatttttttaaataaattaataataaaatttatttaaattgttaaattaaaaataagtgagttattaatatagatagtgtaattaactcattaaaaaattattttctatggtcaatgattataaattaaatgaaaattacatcattaacttatataattattaataaaaataatatattaaattaatacaaatatttttaaaatatatatagaagttcAGTCCGGTCCAGTCTAAAATTTATAAACCCCGAGACTGGACCGAATATCATTCGGTCCACATTTTTTAGGATTGAAACTGATCGGTTTAGAATTCAGTTCAGTCCAATCTGACCCGAATGGATTGGTCCGATCAGTTTTTCCGATCCAGATCGATTGGTTTACAACCCTACTAGTAATTGATCGGGAAAAACCCATACAAGAACAAGAATCAAATTTACACTTAAACAAGTTTGAAATTGAGAGTCACAtatcaaactaataaaaattagaaaaataataaacttatagttattatataactttattttaaatagattaTGGTTCTTTAATTTgtaactatttttaataaagtggtACGATGAGACTAGTTGACTTAGAGTGAATTGTAAAATACTTGTGTGAGTCCTGCTACAGCCCAATTTGCCACCGAGCAaggcaaaatatatatatatatatatatatatatatatatatatatatatatatatatatatttttttttatctttttcatttatttttttatattcttaaatattttttttaaaaaatttcacaacttcGCTCAAAATTATCTACTTAAAtcattgagtaaaaaaaaaccaacaaaaaaagaaaatcggGGATACTTTTTAAATCCCGAAACTCAAAGTATTTCTCTAGTTTTATATGAATTGGCATGTGTATGGTTACCTAACAAGCTATTCACTGCAATTACTTGTTTATTGGTAGGGTTGTAAATAaaccagtctgttcgatagcCCGTTCGGTATTCATTCAATTAAACttgaatcgaactcgactcgtgaaaaaaaaaaaaaaaaaatcgttcaTTAAAATAGATACATgttcgatttgtaaatgacacagacccgacaaaactcgactcgacttAACTAAGGCTCGTTTAGGCTCACTTGTTTATGCTTGAGTtgactcgttagctcgactcaattaaaactcattcatatattgataaatatatacatacacttatgcatgtatatatgtattagctaataatataagcataccacttttataattaaatatataatatgtattctaattacttatgtttatatagtaaatatactttataggtatattttataatttttataataattagttgataaaatttaataatttcatatattagtaGGTgagaattatatatgaaatagatatatgatattatattaagtatat
This Carya illinoinensis cultivar Pawnee chromosome 11, C.illinoinensisPawnee_v1, whole genome shotgun sequence DNA region includes the following protein-coding sequences:
- the LOC122282050 gene encoding protease Do-like 9; this translates as MKMVGESNKRKRGRKPKNPSSTETLDLPSTTTTTAADAAALDDVFSVTNVELIDPPTTSSNANAGAHRRGRPKKRPMPEKPQPLLSPSARRATLRPFENGDFFDVAVGPMAVEGTPARVVPAMDAVVKVFCVHTEPNFSLPWQRKRQYSSSSSGFVIGGRRVLTNAHSVEHYTQVKLKKRGSDTKYLATVLAIGTECDIAMLTVDDNEFWQGVSPVEFGDLPALQDAVTVVGYPIGGDTISVTSGVVSRLEILSYVHGSTELLGLQIDAAINSGNSGGPAFNDKGNCVGIAFQSLKHEDAENIGYVIPTPVIMHFIQDYEKNGAYTGFPILGVEWQKMENPDLRTAMGMKPDQKGVRIRRIDPTAPESKVLAPSDIILSFDGVDIANDGTVPFRHGERIGFSYLVSQKYTGDDAAIKVLRNYEILDFDIQLATHKRLIPAHIKGRPPSYYIIAGFVFTTVSVPYLRSEYGKDYEYEAPVKLLDKLLHSMPQSPDEQLVVVSQVLVADINIGYEDIVNTQVHAFNGKPVKNLKSLATMVESCEDEFLKFDLEYQQIVVLRTKTAKAATLDILATHCIPSAISDDLKL